One Planctomycetia bacterium genomic window, GACGAGACGATGGAACCGGAGCCAGAACCAGCACCGCCGCGCGCTTATTGCTTGGCGATTCTGATCACGGTGGCGTGCTGCACGGCAGCGCTCGGATGGTCGTACGTCATGGGAGGCTGCCAAATGGTCTGGAGTTGGCAGCCGACGGGCGAGTCACTGCTGTTCATCGGCGGTACAAATTATCTGCCGATCGAGTTTTACGATGTCTTGAACTACATCGGGTTGGCGGTCCAAACAATCGTCGCGGAACTGTTCTTCGCGTTCGCGGCCATGCTAATGGTCGCCGCTTCTGAGATTGGTTTCCGTGGATTGCTGCTGCCGACCGTGGTCCGCTTGGGCTTTCGCCCGTGGCTGGCGGCCGTGATGGTCGGAGCAATCTGGGGGATTTGGCTCTTCCCGCTCGCGTGGCGTGGCAACCTGACCGGGTTCTATCCGGGAGAACCCGTGCGCGGCATGGTCGTCTTGCTGGCCGCCGCGACCGCCTGGGGTGCGTTGCTGGGCTGGGTTTATTTGCGTTACTTGCGGCTTGGTCCAACCATCGCGGCCGCCACGTTCGTGGCCTGGTGGACGTGGTCGTTGCCAAGTTTTAGCACGGCCTACGATCCCCTCCGATACGCCGATCCCCGCAGCTTCTCGTGCGCGGCAATCGTGGCCACCATAGCGGCGGTGTTCTGGTATTTCGCACCGCCGACGCCGGTGCGCCCGGCGGCCGATTGATCTTGAGCCGCCCTGGCGCAATGGGGAGAATTCCGCCTCGCTGCGGGGGCGGCACTCAGGTTCATGCGGTCATGCGATTCTCACAGTACATGCGCTATCGCCCAGGCTGGCGCGCGATGACTTCCGCCGCGACGGTTTCCGGGATCGCCGTCGGCGGCTGGTATTTGTGGACCAGCCCGCACGTCATGGATCGTTGGGTCCATTCCCAAATCGTCGGCCTGCCCGACGACGAGTTGGCGCCCTGGATGTCCGGGCTGCTCGCGCGCGACGGCACGGCCGGCATCGCGCTCGTGGTGGATGATTTAACGTCGATCCGTCAGCCCGTGCGCCGCGCTGCGAATCAGGCGCTGCGCAATGAAATCGACCGCTGGTCGACGGCCAACACGAACACCGCACCCTTACGCGCGGTTGCGATGGCCGAAGCAATTCGCAACTTACCGGACGCGACCAGGCACAGCGCCGGCGCTGAATTGGCCGCGCGAATCAAATTTTGGGCGGACCGTGCCGATTGCCCCGCCGCGACGCGCGGACGCATCGCTCTGGCGTTGAAAGAGGTTGCGCCGCCGCCGGTTGTTCGCGATGTTGCGGTCGTGCGAGCGATCAAAGACGTGTCTTCGGTAGTCGTCCAATCGAATCAAACGCCCGCGACACAATCGCCTATCGAAGCTTCGACGAAGTTTCCGATGTCTTTGCCAGACGCAGTTGCCCTGGCGCCGCAAGCGGTCGGCAAACAATCGGGCGTCAGCGCTCCGCGTTTGCTCGTGCCACAAGGCGAACGTGCGGTGCTCGATGCTGACCACGATGCTGATTGGGATCTCTCGCCCCGGCCAGATGAAGCGCAAGCTGAACAGACAGCGCCCAGCGTGAATGTGCCGTTAGCGCCTTGGCCAGCTTCCGACGCAGATCGCTCCGAAAACCGAAAAGCCTCCACGCGAGAATTAATCGTCGCGCTGCATGGCGAGCGTCCTGAAGAAATTGCCGCGGAACTGCGAGCGCGCGGCTTCGACGACGAGGC contains:
- a CDS encoding HEAT repeat domain-containing protein, which codes for MRFSQYMRYRPGWRAMTSAATVSGIAVGGWYLWTSPHVMDRWVHSQIVGLPDDELAPWMSGLLARDGTAGIALVVDDLTSIRQPVRRAANQALRNEIDRWSTANTNTAPLRAVAMAEAIRNLPDATRHSAGAELAARIKFWADRADCPAATRGRIALALKEVAPPPVVRDVAVVRAIKDVSSVVVQSNQTPATQSPIEASTKFPMSLPDAVALAPQAVGKQSGVSAPRLLVPQGERAVLDADHDADWDLSPRPDEAQAEQTAPSVNVPLAPWPASDADRSENRKASTRELIVALHGERPEEIAAELRARGFDDEAIELATHLSARDRKERLQWTSSLPRISNIDAKAWLTWMTEDPDPEVRRTAVTLLGTSIDEATLSLFRKLAARDPDQSVRRLAAELVRRQ